A region from the Variovorax sp. RKNM96 genome encodes:
- a CDS encoding LysR substrate-binding domain-containing protein — protein sequence MPRLDVNRSGEMEAFVQVVESGGFSAAARLLDMTPSAISKLVARLELRLGIQLVHRSTRKLQLTPEGLHFYERSTRVLADMDEAERCAAAGAAPRGRVSINASVSFGHHKLVPLVPRLLEMHPQITLDIALTDRIVDLMDERADIAIRWGQLPASDLVARRLGETNQAIVASPDYLAKYGTPRTPQELEAHNRLGWTYRRNAPDWPLRVDGRTITIPVAGPVRAGDGETLRQLAIAGAGVARLSLYHIQHDIDAGRLVPLLEEFNPAEAEPIHAVYIGKAGTLPARVRAVLDFLVACSGVGDGRYTRKRTAPMPANSAVT from the coding sequence ATGCCACGCCTCGACGTCAACCGCTCCGGTGAAATGGAAGCCTTCGTGCAGGTGGTCGAATCCGGCGGTTTCTCCGCGGCGGCGCGCCTCCTGGACATGACGCCCTCGGCCATCAGCAAGCTGGTGGCACGGCTCGAACTGCGGCTGGGCATCCAGCTCGTGCACCGCTCCACCCGCAAGCTGCAGCTCACGCCCGAAGGGCTGCATTTCTACGAGCGCAGCACCCGCGTGCTGGCCGACATGGACGAGGCGGAGCGCTGTGCCGCCGCCGGTGCGGCGCCGCGTGGGCGGGTGAGCATCAACGCGAGCGTGTCGTTCGGACATCACAAGCTGGTGCCGCTGGTGCCGCGCCTGCTCGAGATGCATCCGCAGATCACGCTCGACATCGCACTCACCGACCGCATCGTCGACCTGATGGACGAGCGCGCGGACATCGCGATCCGCTGGGGCCAATTGCCGGCTTCAGACCTGGTGGCGCGGCGCCTGGGCGAGACGAACCAGGCCATCGTGGCCTCGCCCGACTACCTTGCGAAGTACGGCACGCCGCGCACGCCGCAGGAGCTGGAGGCGCACAACCGGCTCGGCTGGACCTACCGCCGCAACGCGCCCGATTGGCCGTTGCGCGTCGACGGCCGGACGATCACGATTCCCGTGGCGGGCCCGGTGCGCGCGGGCGACGGCGAGACGCTGCGGCAGCTCGCCATTGCAGGCGCCGGCGTGGCACGGCTGTCGCTGTATCACATCCAGCACGACATCGATGCGGGGCGACTGGTGCCGCTGCTGGAAGAGTTCAACCCGGCCGAGGCCGAGCCGATCCACGCGGTGTACATCGGCAAGGCCGGCACGCTGCCCGCGCGGGTGCGTGCGGTGCTCGATTTCCTGGTGGCCTGCTCGGGTGTGGGAGACGGGCGCTACACGCGCAAGCGCACTGCGCCGATGCCGGCGAATTCAGCCGTCACCTGA